cacgtgcgcacgtactaaCTAACATGATAATTGAACGTGATAATTGACCAATGAAACTAATCGATTCACCGATTAGCACTTCCCTATAAccgacttccattatgaaaaatggcaGATCTTTCATCATAGAATTTGTATATTGTGTAACTCAAATATTGGTGACGAATTCCACTATCTATTAGAATGTCCAACACTTGTTTGAGGAAAGAACGAagtatataaaatcaaaatttcatagATTTCCAAATATTGTACACTACGAATATGTCATGAATATGAATTTCAATACTGTAgaatataaaaaattatgtatCTTTGTTAAAAATATCATCCAGAGGTTTAAGTAGTTTATGATAGTAATTAATATAcgaaatgtttgaaaactgttgaCAGCCTTCTGTCCTATCGAAAAGTCACATCTATATTGTTTAATGCTATAAATTTGGCTAGAATTTGCGGATCTATTAACTTAATtaagttatatttattttgtgaaCTGATGCAAAATTGTTACTCTCCCGCAAGAAGAACATTACCATAAAGAATATCATTATTATGGAACTTAGTGCTAGTATTATACCTGCTGTTATGTATATGCATAAGCTTCGTTATAGTTAAATATTGTATAGTATGTATCGTACCTCATAAATCATGTTATCATGAATTGAGAGAAATAAACGAATTGAAGTTTTCTCATTggtcagctaacacgtgcgcacgtgttagctataAAATGGCAGATATTTCACGTTTTCTCATTGGTCagctatcacgtgcgcacgtgttagctatcacgtgcgcacgtgatagttattacgtgcgaacgtgatagctatcacgtgcgaacgtggTAATGAACaggtgcgaacgtgatagctaacacgtgcgcacgtgataaataaaaatatttcctatgtcccctctatgccaccgtagatACCTGACTGGTTGGATTAGTAAAAGTGAAATTATATTGATCTGTATTTCCTCTGCCTACCTAGATTAGAAAATAGTTTTAATGATAGACGGACACCATCATACATTCTAATAACATTTGATCTTACAATGctcaaacggacaaaataacagacaaaataacacagattCAAACAAGTTAATGCTGTACGTTAACATAATGAcatgtctgtttgacaagataatatggcaAATGGGCAAAACGACAGAGTTTTAAActagttaatactgtatgttaatTTAAAGAAACTATAGCTGATCACATCAGACAGTCCCGTGGCCTGACGTTGAAAACATCGTTTACGTAACctcatttcaaagaaaaaagaaatatacgaCAATACGtgatttcatttcaaatattaCAGCACTTTATTGGCAGTATTTTGATACCATAATACTCCTTATTTTCTAATTTGTCTGAAGAATTCTTTCCCCATGGCAAATCGTCATCGCTACATCCATTTGGCATACCATTATAACCAGTGCCGACAATGCGCTTTTCTGCATTTACTATACACGAACCCACCTtcaaaagaaatatatgaaaaatataggATTATGACAAAAACAACAATGAAGAGTAAAACACATTGGTAATTGAAACGAAAATGTTTGATCTTGTAAACcttcaaaattatttgataaatagaATGTAGTATAAGAAAAACTGGTTTTCCGttatagtctcaatttcatttgtatggTTCCAGTAACatttctgcatgaaaaataccaagtttcagtttgattaaatcagttttcaaacTTTTATGGTATTTTCAGTTGCCTCTGCGTCAATTTTCCTTTCAAATTGATGTcacgacataatttttaaccagtattTATAGCCTGAgcttgtttttgccctattttatatatttttactataatgtGCAAGCAAATTAAACActtacactttgaaatataccaaatgtcccctctgaaagctataaatgggcaaaatttagtgtgaaaatgtacatttaaaaaaaatacacccaaaacagtgaaaatgtgatttttcttttattttttatcagcTTTTGTagcaaaatttcaacaaaatgctcatttttttccaaaatctgaccaaactagcccatttatatttatatcaatatctggacaaatctcaatttttgcccacattttcttataggtcacaaaccggtaaatagtattccctatatattctatataaaacagacCTTTTTAAAGATCTGcaaaacatagctagacccatttcagtaaacaaatccttacctcattttaaagagttatgataaaactgatataaaatgaagagaaaagtaggggtcatgtatcttctaagacagaattctcttgtcacatttgcttactgtaaaatcacattaCAATCCCACTGCTGTGACTTGAAAGTACTTCTCATACTAAAACTGAGTTtcaaaccagctttaatttagacttctgtggccatgccaagtgaaattagtgttcaaaaacctgtccgccattacgcgactagaccacatggctcccacgctggttcctttactatagttaggcctagTATCAGCACTTCTCGTAGGTTCATCGGACTTTGTTTCCGATCTAGTGTTACCTCCGTGCTTCtcaaaggtatattagatccaaatttcttatttaaatgatGAACAGTCACTTCATAAAGTTTatatgtaaacatgaaattaaagttttagtgtattaacagtactatgcagtgtgtttaaaatagtacactctgcatacatgtatagataaacacagtataaatgtgtattgcTATTGTTTTAACAATCAGCTGGTTTTGCATGACTTTtaatttgtttcaagtttcaagttttattttcattaaaccagAAGGTCATAGACCCATATATACATGGCAACAGTGAACATTATATcataacacaataaacaaatgatTCGTATAATATAACAGTTCCAACATCTCCGACAATTCATGAATATCAATGTTTCAATCTGACATATCAACGAGCTGGAATATAATTTGAAGTTTTCCACGGATGAAGGCTATCTAAAGGTATCTATACTAGATTGTAATATATATAACGGATAAAATTATCTTGATTaaaaacgaaaatgaaatatcaagATCATTTCTTATTTAATACACTATACCATTGATATACTATGAATGGATACATATGTCTAAAGCTATATTTGTATTCCACGGATGACCGTTCTTGAATCATGAATGCAGCTCTATATGCAAATTAAATAAGTTAAATACTTTTAATGAGGATTTATACgtttgaagtaaatacctaaagataaaatattgtagTGAAAGATGGCCTTTGGATATCTTTAAGAAGTTTATGGTAACGTTGGCGTGCTGACTTTATCGTAAAACAGAACAACAAATATAGTACATGCGCTTTAGATACGACAGACATCAGGCGTTTGTCGAGCATGGGCCTTTGTTGATTCCGTCATCTGTCTGATAAGCCTGTTTCCTGTTTTATTCAAAACGTCGATTCATTTCTAGGTAGTCTTTTTATTTAACgccaaaaattgcaaaaatcTTTCATAGTCAATTCAATTTGCATTTTGCTCTTGCATATCGAAAGAAGTTAAGAAAAGTAGGACTTTCTACCTGTCTATTTGGATCTTTGCTCCTTTGTGCTGTTATCAGGGCTATACCCATGAAATACTCTTCCCAGTTTAAATAGTCCGACCTCTTCTCGTTCTTTGACTTTCCTGCATAtaagaatttttcaatttttgttcaaatttaagttacatcaaaacatttattatactGTACTGGTGTGTTGTTGCCATGATCTAAACGAATTTAAAACAAACCGTTTCCCGTAATGAAGCAACTGATTTCGAGCCGGTTTTTTACCGATTGATGGTTGTACGGAAATGGGCCAAACATTTCCGACATGTACGCTTTCTCTTGGACAACGCTGTTATGCAAGAAAATCCACACTCCACTGACAATATGTTGCTTAAGTTAAATGtcaagaagtaaaaaaaaactgctttCATTACGCACCTGTACAAGATGCTGAATTTTCATTTTGGCTATCAGATCCGTCTTCTGAAATCAAACTGGTAGATGGATGTGGTTGCTCTGCCGCACTTGGTATTTGTATTTGCTTACGTTCGTGTGACAttatactgaaatacattttaacattgaagatttttcatatatattgaaaaaataatttcatgaaaatgtatagatattaCTCGTATGAAACAAATGATCATATTAAACTAGTAATATTTAAATTGATTACACACGATATACCAGTTTTCTTCAAAATATGCCACAGTGCAAAATTGAATCTTTGCTTGAAATTGTTAATCCCACATTCAACAATGACTTCACGTCTTTCAATCGGAGTGTTATTTATCATGTACGCTGGTGATTAGATAACTATCTTGTACATATAAGGTTATTTAAAGGACATGATATATGTAGTGCGTTCAGTGATAAAAGATTAGACAAGTTAATCATAATTGAAACAAGGATTGCAAAGATAACAGCGTTGTTATCAATAGTGACCCATTATCAGTATGGAGCATATGTATCTATAGTTTGTTTTATGGACTTTTTGTGAGGAATTACACCGCCGACTACGTAACCATGGTCATGAGTTCGAGTTTCCGCTGTAATATAGTGTGTAGGGGTGCTTGACACTCTGAGGAAGAAAAAACAATCTCCTGAAGTTTGGGTATCTTCTGTATCAAGCATTTTCGCAAGGGCTTTATCAGTTTACATATGGAAAATATCGCTTTAATGTCAATAAATGTCTCGATTTTACACTTTTTGTAACGGTTTAGCTGTTTGTATGTTTCGTTTAGAAGGAATAAAAAGACGGTTATCAATTAGATCCTTTTGATTCACCAGTCCTGTCTGATTTTATTCAACTAAAGTGtttagataaataatttcacattcattaataattcaaaataacttttttcatacATTTGCAAAGTATTTATAACCTAATGAGATACGCCAGTTTGAgtaagaaaatctttttttcttctttaagaaatacattttttgtctagaaatgaattttgtttcattgttgggtagataattctgttttttttttcctgtcatgTTTGTAGATCGTGAGCGTCCAGATTCGAAACGAGAATTTTGTAATTTTAGATCAGTAGATTACGAACCAATATTGGATTGCTTATATAGTGAttatgtaaattaaaacaaactgaaatgatCAAAACGCTGgtgaaaaaacaacattaaaactgTCCAGGCACACAGTGAAGAATTATATTTATGCATTTCATAAGCATGATAATATGCATTTCATAAGCATGGAAGTGGTTtcgatgttgttttttctttcgtTAGTTCTTTTATATGAATGTTAAACGTTTTATGTAGCGACATTAAAAACGTTAAGTGCTTACAATCACATGTTGACTGTAATAAGTTGCTTGATTCTACTGTCGTTATACAATTCAACAGAAATGACCCTCTGCATTGGCATTTTCTTTTAAACCAATCAACATGCTTGAATTCCATATCCTTAGGACTACGggtacatttttatacaatctcgccaggcatacgtatgtttttggcAACATAGAAAGTGACGTCAGACGACCTCAGCATTTTTCGGAAGTAAAGACAATGAAAGTAAACAGACCAAAGGCTAAACTTAAAAAAACGAAAGATGCATTTGCATGGGTCCAGAGTTAGGGGTCTCGCGAAGGGGTCAACCCGTCTAAATGTATGGGCGTggtttcttcttctttttacttttttttctttttttgctaaTTGAAAGTCAATTTTCGGCACTTTCTatcgatttgaaaatacctgggagTAGTATATAACAATCGATTTCGGAGCCAAACTGCAGCCTGCCTGGAGCTGGAGCCATACCACGTGACTATGACGTCATCGCGTGGGGGCGGGGCTAACGGGGGAAAAACCCATGACGTCACGATCGCGCAACAAGATGGCGGGCGGGTCAATGCCCTAGAATAATGGGGAGCCGCACCCAGCATTCCAAAGAACAAAAGAGAGTAGGTGAGTCAATAGGAAATTACCATGACGTCActgccgcacccaacattccaaacTAACAATAGAGACTAGGTGAGTCAATCGGAAATTACCATGACGTCACTACCGCACCAAACATTCCAAACTAACAATAGGGTATTATATAACGTTATTCCTTTTATTGTCAatctatgttaatatttcattgttttatccgTCTAGAACGGCGATTTAGGGTCAAATTTGACATTCagggtttttgacatttttggaaaGGTCGAGAGGTAAACATTACGAAAATCTATACTCggaccggaaatgacgtcatcaaaattcaAAGTCGTCGTAGAGGCATATTGTtggtaccgttggaaaggtctcgTCAAGCacattcagaaaatatatacttttatgggTCTATCTAGTACGGTTCTTGAGATATTTGGATTTAAATCGAAATCATTCATGCGTTACAACCCGGGTTTTCTCTTTCGTTATTGTAGGAAacctaggcatgtagggtatctaacgaaAGGTCTCGATGAGAACTATTCGATGACCACGTCTAATCGAGGATAAAATCACTCACGCGTAAAAAACCACTTTGGACTCCGAGGGTGGGTTCGAACCTTGTCAAGGAGGACACCCATATAAAGGTCTCGTCAAGacaattcagaaaatatatacttttacggATCTTTCTAGTACCGTTCTTGAGCTATTGGGATTTAAAGCGAAATCATTCATGCGCTACCACCCTGGTTTTCTCTTTCGTTATTGTAGGGAacctaggcatgtagggtatctaacgaaAGGTCTCGATGAGAACTATTCGATGACCACGTCTAATCGAGGCTAAAATCACTCACGCGAAAAAATCACTTTGGACTCCAAGGGCGTGTTCAAACCTTGAAGATATCCACTGTTCTGTTACA
This window of the Mercenaria mercenaria strain notata chromosome 5, MADL_Memer_1, whole genome shotgun sequence genome carries:
- the LOC123557267 gene encoding deoxycytidylate deaminase-like isoform X2 encodes the protein MSHERKQIQIPSAAEQPHPSTSLISEDGSDSQNENSASCTGKSKNEKRSDYLNWEEYFMGIALITAQRSKDPNRQVGSCIVNAEKRIVGTGYNGMPNGCSDDDLPWGKNSSDKLENKEYYVCHSEMNAIVNKMSSDIRGSTIYVTYFPCNECAKLMIQAGIKSVVYYEDNDKEETKAAKIILGKAKIEFRPYKPTNQILQINL
- the LOC123557267 gene encoding deoxycytidylate deaminase-like isoform X1, with the protein product MINNTPIERREVIVECGINNFKQRFNFALWHILKKTGISIMSHERKQIQIPSAAEQPHPSTSLISEDGSDSQNENSASCTGKSKNEKRSDYLNWEEYFMGIALITAQRSKDPNRQVGSCIVNAEKRIVGTGYNGMPNGCSDDDLPWGKNSSDKLENKEYYVCHSEMNAIVNKMSSDIRGSTIYVTYFPCNECAKLMIQAGIKSVVYYEDNDKEETKAAKIILGKAKIEFRPYKPTNQILQINL